The Polypterus senegalus isolate Bchr_013 chromosome 1, ASM1683550v1, whole genome shotgun sequence genomic sequence TGCTTTcttattcttaaatggaagaagtctgcaATAACCATAACTCTTCCTGGATCGGGTCTGCTGGCCAAACTGATGACTCATGAAGGAAAGACCATGCtgatatttaagtttttaatttttaataaatttgcaaatattcctaaaatcctgtttattctggggtattgggtgttgcttgatgtggggggaaaatgaattaaaatgaattttggaacaaggctgcaacataacaaatactttctgaatatgCGTTACATATAGCTCTGTTTCCCAGATTTTGCAATGGTATTATTTCAAACATCCAGTATAAATTTAACATGGAAAAAATGCGTGTGTCCGACGTAAAGAAGATCGGTGATCTCAATGCATTATGATGTAGCGTTTTGATCACTCAAGGTGATTAGCAGAGTGCAGCTTTAAATACATCAGAGAAACAGTGCTGGACAGGTTGTGATGGTGGAATAATGGTGATGATTACACTTGCAAccacaaattacaaaatgaataaatacataactcTAGAGACAATATGGCTTTACCTTGAGCTGTTAGAGACCATGACAAGAATAGTGTGAGAAATTCTTAATTCTAAAAGATGTTTAATATAATAGACTGGAATGGATCCCAAACCCCTTGGTTTAAAGTGTGTCATTACACTATAGTGTTTTTAGGATTATAGGGTCACTACTGACACATACAcagggtacagtgaaattctcacttaCATCTGAGCTCCTCTGTTTATGCATTGTGAGAACACACTGCACTCTAATGTTTCATGCAACTGTCTCAGACCCAAAGCCACCCCCAGTGTTGATAGAGCAAAGTGATAAATCATATTTCAGAAACCAGACTTAGGGTGAGAAGTACCTTTGCGGCAGATTTCAAGTCTGTGTTCTGGTTAACTGTGCTTTACATAaagaataaacacacaaaaataatactttaaagacacaaatttatgttgtatttaatagacaatataacaataaaacattcCTTTCAAAGAAGGAATTGAATCAAAGTAAAGATCTTCTTAGAGAGGCATGCAGTCTTGAGGAGCAACAGAGCCAATGACTGGGACCTTACTGGACTCATGAGTGGCCACACAGGAGTATCTCGCATGGCTCTTCCAGTCAGCAGCAGGCAGCTTCAGGTAGCTAATGGCCAGGTAGGAATTTCCACTGCTGTCCAAGGACACCGGGCTGGACTGAATGTTGTCCGTCACTCGCTGGCCATCCACACTCCACTGGATGTCTATGTACCCCGGGAAGAAGCCGCTCACCAGGCAGCTGAGAGTCACTTGGCCTGAACCACTGAGCTGCTCTTGTGGGGGAGGAAGAACCTGAACAGACGGACGAGGAAGGTCACTTCCTGGAGAAATAGAGGAAATATAACAGCGTCATATATAGAGCTGATTAAGCAATACCACATGTTTgctgaaaattatttattttcaaatgattttgggATTATCCAAGAGTAAAATGTTAAACTTTAATATATTTCTTTCCTGCGGAAATCACAACATCCTAAGTTCCCTAAAGAATTCAGCAgagttttttaattcattatagCAAGATAGAGTATACAATTGCATATCAGGTAGTAAGTTAGTAGAAATATGTACTTTGTTGCTTTTTTACGTGAGGTCTAGCATTTGCAAAACTGATGTGGTTAGAAATATGACTGAatgctttttattatgttttattcatttttttatatcaaaCTCACTTCTGAAGTCATATTCTGCAGGACTGCAGAGAGCCCAATCAGGTACAGAAAAGGTTTGCATGCGTGAAATACAATAATCTGTGTTCACACAGCAGAAACCTAATATTTCAACTTAAAAAACATcagtccttttttaaaaaatattttttaagttcaaattcagttttatatCCACAAAACAACACATAATGccttgcaatgaactggcaccctgccctgagTCTtctcctgccttacacccagtgctgcgtTCATAAGCTCCTGCCCTCTAAAGTCTGAATTAAATTAGTCTGCGTAAATGGATGTGACTTACATAATCTGTAACTTCTGGCAGAATTACATGTTTAATTTGTAACAGTTTTATAAAACCACCTAAAACAGTTTAATTTAGACATGGATCAgaggttttgatatttttattcagCACCAAGTGTATTTTAAAGGAAAAGTTGCTATCAAAAAAACCTCCACAACACTGCAATAGAAAAAGTGCATTTATGACATGGATGGGTAGGTGAACGTAATGAGGACTAAAGGTTGtaacaaataaacatttgtttcaaTAAATTCTTTGAGGACATATATAATTAAAAGTGTTGTTAAAATATTCATTGTTTTGAAGTATGCTTAAGTGGATAACATAAATTTTAATTCATAAGTACTGTgaatatttttgaagaaaaaccTATCAACTCAGTAGCAAGAGCTCAAATATTTAATGTACTGCAAAGGATTGCTGAGTTTAATTTTGAATGGTAAACTTCAATGATCTTTGTCAATATGAAACTTTAGGTCTCTGTGTGACTGAAACTTATTTTGCTCTGTTATGATAAATACACTGCTCTTATCATTTTCCTATCTACTTTCAATTATAACTGTGTTGTATAATACAATAcctgaaatattttaaacaataattcTTCTTTTACACTGAACTCACTTAGACATGAATTTGATAGAAAGTAAGTCAAGTGGTTGAGTATGAACGCAATTTAATATTGCTCgactcatttaaaaatgtatcataTTAAGTAAACTAATCAAGTAATACAAATTTGTGGATTAAACTTAAACAGTGTCACTGTATTGTAAACCTTTAAAAAcaagttttcttcttctttgggtACTTCAGTTTTAACTGTAATAAGTGTACTCACTCAGAACTTGTACGCGAGTTCCTTCTCCCCATGCTTGGTTTCCACTAGTATACCAAACAAAACAGTAGTATTTGGAGTCGTCATTTG encodes the following:
- the LOC120517742 gene encoding immunoglobulin lambda-1 light chain-like, whose amino-acid sequence is MNLLQILCSILLLGVSANADPTIFSQSPSVIPVTPGQSVTLECAVKNANVSRINMYWIRQSPGKAPEGVLTYMADNKIYRAPAISDRFVPSRDPVRSYHLLTINNVQANDDSKYYCFVWYTSGNQAWGEGTRVQVLRSDLPRPSVQVLPPPQEQLSGSGQVTLSCLVSGFFPGYIDIQWSVDGQRVTDNIQSSPVSLDSSGNSYLAISYLKLPAADWKSHARYSCVATHESSKVPVIGSVAPQDCMPL